The following proteins come from a genomic window of Diorhabda carinulata isolate Delta chromosome X, icDioCari1.1, whole genome shotgun sequence:
- the LOC130901367 gene encoding uncharacterized protein LOC130901367, translated as MTSIQPLVTHFRPFLRLLESRTVRRQNSRHGQSCDFDCCGKPIVKADDVVVEKDLEPCSFETWKPKIPVLCPEPVVEKRHPIKLKPKVCYAEMQPPPSPAELTKKGKDCLAKFSPSNIPKPVPQPQSIHKVSCCEKPKPTPKPKLPFPDWDLDCKMDGY; from the exons ATGACTTCAATCCAACCATTAGTAACCCATTTCAGACCATTTCTACGATTATTAGAATCCAGAACAGTACGAAGACAAAATTCCCGCCATGGACAATCCTGCGATTTTGACTGTTGTGGAAAGCCGATAGTAAAAGCGGATGATGTCGTAGTCGAGAAAGATTTGGAACCTTGTTCTTTTGAAACCTGGAAACCCAAAATTCCAGTACTATGTCCAGAGCCAGTAGTGGAGAAAAGGCATCCGATTAAGTTAAAACCGAAAGTGTGTTACGCCGAAATGCAACCGCCACCGAGTCCAGCAGAActtacaaaaaaaggaaaagattgTTTAGCTAAATTTTCTCCAAGTAACATACCTAAACCAGTACCACAACCTCAG AGTATTCATAAAGTTTCATGTTGTGAGAAACCAAAACCGACACCAAAACCTAAATTACCGTTTCCGGATTGGGATTTGGACTGTAAAATGGATGGTTACTAA